Sequence from the Kineosporia succinea genome:
GGCGTTCAAGACCCCGCCCACCTCGTGGATGGACCTGTTCGACAGCGCGTACAAGGGCAAGGTCACCACCTGGGACGCCCCGGCGTTCAGCGTGAACGCCCTGCCGGTCGTCGCCAAGCTCAACGGCGGCTCCGAGAGCGACCTGACGCCGGGCATCGAGATCTTCTCGAAGGCGGCCAAGGCCGGGCAGTTCCACGGTTTCATCGCCTCGATCGACGCCCTGCGCCAGCAGCTGAACTCCGGCGAGGTCGTGATCGCGCCGGGCTTCCAGGGGGTCGCCCAGCCCTGGATCGACGCCGGTGACGACATCGGTTTCGTCGCGCCGAGCGAGGGGCTGATGGCCTTCCCCGAGGGCTTCCAGCTGGTCAAGGGCTCTTCCGAGGCTCAGCTCGAACAGTCGGCCGCATTGCTGGGCGAGCTGTTCACGCCGGAGAACGTGGCCGAGTACTGCAACCTCAACGGCCTGATCCCGCTGGTCGAGGGCGCGCAGCTGAAGGACGAGCTGGCCGACAAGGAGACCTTCCAGCTCTCCGCGGTCGAGTCGGCCATCCAGATCGACTGGGCCACGCTGGTGGAGAACATCGAAAGCGCCACGACCGCCTGGAACAAGGACGTGAAGGCCAACATCTGATGGGTGACTTCGGGGCCAGCTCGGTCGAGATCAAGGACGTCACGCGCTCGTTCGACGGGCAGCGCGTGCTCGGTCCGATCAGTCTCAGTATCTCCAGCAGCAGTTTCCACTGCCTGCTGGGGCCTTCGGGATGCGGCAAGACCACCTTGTTGCGCATCATGGCCGGGCTGGACACCCCCGACACCGGCGTCGTCTCGATCGGCGGCTCCGACCACACCCGCACGTCGGCCCACAGGCGGCCGACCAACCTGGTGTTCCAGTCGGGCGCGCTGTTCCCGCACCTCACGGTCGCGCAGAACGTCGAGTTCGGGCTGCGTACCGACCGGCGGACGCCCCGGGGCGAGTCCCGCGCGCGGGTCACCGAGATCCTCGACCTGGTGGACATGGGGCAGTACGCCGACCGCAGCCCCGCCACCCTGTCGGGCGGGCAGCGGCAGCGGGTCGCGATCGCCCGCGCCCTGGTGCGCCGGCCCGACGTGCTCCTGCTCGACGAGCCGCTCTCCGCACTGGATCTGGCGCTGCAGCTGCGGATGCGCCGCGAACTGCGGCGCTGGCAGCAGGAAACCGGCACCACGTTCGTCTGCGTCACCCACAACCAGGCCGAGGCGATGGAACTCGCCGACGAGATCGCGGTGATGAACGCCGGGGTCGTGGAGCAGTCGGGCAGCGCCCGGGAACTGTACGAGCAGCCGGTGAGCCGGTTCGTGGCCTCGTTCATCGGTGAGAACAACGTCTTCGACGGCCTTTCCGCCGTGGACGGCGGCCAGAGCGCGGACGGGCTGTTCTTCCCCGGTGGCCCGGCCTCGTCACTCGCCGTGCGTCCCGAGGCGATCCAGCTCCTGGCCGTCGACGACCCCCGCGCCCACGGCGTCGCCCGGGTGCTGACCACCAGCTTCACCGGCAAGAGCGTGCGGGTCTCGCTGAACACCTCCACCGGGCGCGAGGTGCTGGCCGAGCTGGCCCCGGGCGCCACGTCGGCGCAGGCCGGCGACCGGGTGGGCGTCGGATTCGAGGCGGCCGCGGTGCGCCGGTTCGGGTCCCGATGACCAGGCGCCGCAACCGGGCCACGCTGCTCGTCCTTCCCGGCGTGGTCTACCTGGCCATCGCCTTCCTCACCGTGGTCGCGCTGCTCGTCTCGTACAGCGTGCGCGTGGAGAAGACCGCGGTGCTCCTCGCGCCCTTCGACCTGACCACCTGGTCCACGGCGCTGGGTGACTCCTACCTCTGGTCGACCGTCGGCACCACGCTGCGGCTCGGCCTGATCGTCAGTCTGATCACCGTGGTCATCGCCTATCCGCTGGCCTGGTGCGTGCACACCATGAAGCGTGGCTGGGCGGCCGCCGCGATGCTGTTCGTGGTGTTCTCGCCGATCCTGGTCAGCGTGGTCGTGCGCAGCTACGGCTGGCAACTGCTGCTGCGCCCGGGCGGCCCGCTGGGCGAGACCTTCGACGGGTGGCTCTACCACGAGCCCGGCGTGATCCTGGCGCTGGTGCACGTGGAGCTCCCGTTCGCGGTGTTCCCCATCCTCAGCTCGCTGCGCGGCATCCCGCCGGAGTACACCGAGGCCGCCGCCGACCTCGGCGCCGGCGCCCGCCAGCGGTTCACCCGGGTGCTCCTGCCCCTCACCGCGCCCGGCCTGCTGAGCGCCATGCAGCTCGTGTTCACGCTGACCATCAGCGCTTTCGCCACCCCGGCCCTGCTCGGCGGCGGCCGGGTGACCGTGCTGGCGCAGACCATCTACCAGAACATCCAGCTGCTGGCCTGGCCCCTGGCCGCCGTGCAGGCCGTGATCCTGCTGGTGCTCACGCTGATCGTGCTCACGGCCTTCGGCCTGGTGACCCGGCTGATCGCGGGAGGTGCCCGGTGAAGTTCGTCCGCGCCGCCTTCCTCACCCTGGTCACCGTCTTCATCCTGGCCCCGCTGGTCGTGGTGCTGCTGGCCTCGGTCAGCCCCGACGAGGTGCTCACCAGCCTCGTCCCCAGCGGATTCACCACGCAGTGGATCACCCAGGCCCTGGACTACGAGCCGTTCCGCGTCGGCATCGTCTACTCCGCCGAGGTCGCCGCGCTCGCCACCGCGATCGCGTTGCTGCTCGGCACCCCGGCCGCCTACGCCCTGGCCCGCACGAAGGTGCCCGGGGCCGCGTTCCTGCGCTCGGTGTTCGTGGCTCCGCTCAGCCTGCCCCGCGTGGTGGCCGGGTTCTGCTTCTTCGCGCTCTACGTCTCGCTCTTCCCGACCGCCTACGGCACGGTCGGCGGCGTCGCGTTCGCCCACGTGCTGCTCCTGCTGCCGTTCGTGGTCGCCCTGATCGGCGCCGGGCTGGCCGGGTCCGACCCGGCGCTCGAGGAGGCCGCCCGCGACCTGGGAGCCTCGCCGCTACAGGCGTTCTTCAAGGTCACGCTGCCGCAGATCCGCATGCCCCTGCTGATCGCCGGCGTGTTCTCGTTCCTGACCTCGTTCGACGAGGTCGACCTGTCGATCTTCCTGATGCCGGCGGACACCACCACCCTCCCGGTGGCGATCTTCCTTCGCCTGCAGCAGGACCAGGACCCGACCACCTCGGCCGTGTCCAGCCTGATGATCGTGGCCTCGCTGGCGATCGCCGCCCTGACCGGGCTCGCGGTGCGGCGGGCAGGCCTGTGGCGGACCTCGAGATCTGCGGAAAGGAACGACGCATGAGCACGCGCTACCGGCTGGGTGTCGACGTCGGCGGCACCTTCACCGACATCGTGCTGGCGGACGCGGCGTCGGGCCAGGTCTTCACCGACAAGGTGCCCTCCGACCGCGACCAGCCCGCCCGGGCGGTGATCGCCGGGGTCAGCAAGATGCTGACCGGGCACGGTGTGGAACCCGGCCGGATCGAGTACTTCTCGCACGGCCAGACCTTCGCGCTCAACACCCTGCTGCAGCGCACCGGCGCGCGGGTGGGCCTGCTGGTGACGCGCGGCTTTCCCGACCTGCTGTCGATCGGGCGGCTGCGCCTGAACGATCCCATCGACTACTTCACCCAGCCGCGTCGTCCTCTGGTCGCCCCCACCGACGTCCGCGAGATCGACGAGCGCCTGTGCGCCGACGGCTCGCTGCAGACCCCGCTCGACCCCGAGCAGGTGCGTGCCGCGGTGGCCGACCTGGTGGCCGACGGCGTGGAGGCCGTGGCCATCAGTTTCCTACACTCGCACCGTTTCTCGCAGCACGAGGACTGGGCCGCGGGCGTCATCGCGGAGAGCTTCCCCGACCTGCCGGTGGCCTGCTCGTCGCGGCTGTGGCCGGAGGAGAAGGAGTACGAGCGGGCGACGGTGGCCGTGCTGGCCGCCCACGTGGGCCGCGCGCTCGGTGACTACCTGCAGTACCTGTCGTCGGAGCTGCGGGCCCTGGGCCTGGACTGCCCGATGCACATCACCAAGTCGAACGGTGGCGTCACCTCGATCTCGCAGCCGCAGGAGTTCTTGCGGACGGCGGTCGAGACGCTGCTCTCCGGGCCGGCTTCCGGGGTGGCGGGCACGATGCGCGTGGCCGCCACGGCGGGGGTCGACCAGCTCATCACCATGGACATGGGCGGCACCAGCGTCGACTGCGCGATCGTCGACGGCCGCATCCCCTACTCCACCGAGAGCGAGATCGGCGAGTTCCCGCTGATCATCCCGTCGGTCGAGGTCTCGTCGATCGGGGCGGGCGGCGGCTCGGTCATCCGGGTCGACTCCACCGGGGTGCTCAAGGTCGGCCCGCTCAGCGCGGGGGCCTATCCCGGTCCGGCCAGCTACGGCCGGGGTGGCACGGAACCGACGCTGACGGACGCGTATGTCGTGTGCGGTTACATCGATCCGTCGGATTTCGCGTCGGGTACGGTGACGATCGATCCCTCCTTGGCCCGCAAGGCTTTACAGCCGCCGGCCGAGGCCCTGGGGCTGAGCGTGGAGGCGGTCGCCGAGTCGGCCGTGGCCGTGGCCACCGCGATGATGCACTCGCAGCTGATCCCGCTGAGCGCGCAGCACGGGGTGGACCCGTCGACCATGACGCTGGTCGCCTACGGCGGTGCCGGCCCGGTGCAGGCCGCGCTGCTCGCCGCCGCGCTGAAGATGCCCGAGGTATTGATCCCGACCTCGCCCGGAACGCTCTGCGCCTACGGGGCTCTGGCCACCGACATGCGGGTCGACCTGGTGACGCCGGTGGGTGGCGCGGTGTCGGACGCGGACCTGGAGCGGGGCTGGGCGGCGCTGCGGCGCCAGGCGCTGGAGTGGTACGAGGAGCAGGACCACACTCTGCACACCGACGTCCGCATCACCCGCTGGGCCGACGTCCAGCTCACCGGACAGTCGTTCACCCTGCCGATCACGCTGTCCTCCTCGGACACGAGCGTGAAGGCGTTGCGGGAGGCGTTCACCGCGGCCTACGTGCGGGCGTACGCGGTGGACCCGGGATCGGCCGAGCTGGACGTGCGCAGTCTGCGGCTGACGCTGGCGGCTTCCCCGTCGCTGGCGGAACCGGTCGCCTCCGGCGGATCCTCGCTCGTCGGCCGACCGCATCGGGTCGTCGAGAACGGCCACCTGACCGCCGCCACGATCTACCGCCGGCCGGAACTGCCCCTCGGTGCCGAGATCGAGGGCCCGGCCGTGATCCCGGCCCCGGACACCAGCATCTTCGTGCCGACCGGAGCGGTGGCCCGGGTGGACGAGCACGGCAATCTGCGGATCACCGTCGGAGGCACGCATGCGTAGTTCACCCGTCGTCCTGGAGATCCTCGCGCACCGCTTCTCGGCGGTGGTCGAGGAGATGGCCGAGAACATCCGCCGCACCAGCTTCAGCATCTTCGTCAAGCAGACCGCGGACTTCGGCACCTGCCTGGTGACGCCGGACGGCGAGGTCTTCGCCGCGCCCCGGCGGATCTCGGGCAACCTGATGATCGGCGTGCCCGCGCGTGAGGTGATCCGGTCGCTGGCGCCCTACGCCCCCGGCGATGTCGGCCTGAGCAACGACCCGGACTCCACCGGCGGACTCGTGACCCACCTGCCCGACCTGTGGGCCTGGCAGCCGCTCTTCGTGGACGGCGAGATCATCGCCTACGCCCTGAGTTTCGTGCACTCCTCGGACATCGGCGGCAGCGTCCCCAGCTCGATCGACTGGGGTCACACCGACATGCACCAGGAGGGGCTGCTCATCCCGCCGGTGCGCCTGCTCACCGCCGGTGACCGCAACCAGGCTGTCTTCGACCTCGTCGCCCGCAACTCCCGCGTCCCCGCGCAGAACCTCGGTGACCTCGAGGCCCAGGTGGCCGGACTGCGCACGGCCCAGCGGCGCCTGAGTGAGATCGCCGACGGCTACGGCAAGGACGCGGTGAAGGCGGCCATCGCCGACCTCGTCGACACCGCGTCGGCGCGGGCCTCGGCGCTGCTGGACACCCTGACGCCGGGCACGTACTCCTTCGTCGACTACGTCGAGGGCGTGGAATCCTTCTCGCCGGAGGGTGTTCGGGTGACCGAGGTGCCCCCGACGCGTCTCTCCCTGGCCCTGACCGTCGGTGACGGACGCGCCCACCTGGACTTCGACGGCACCTCACCGCAGGTGCTCGAGGCCATCAATCTGCACACCGGTGGTGAACCGGGCCACTACATGCTGGCTTTCGCGCTGGTGAACTGGTTCTATTCGCAGGACAAGCAGATTCCGTACAACTCCGGGCTGGTGCGGCCGCTGACGGCTCATCTGCCGCCGGGATCGATCGTGAACCCGCGCGCGGGTGCGCCCTGCGGGGTGCGGGCGGCGGTGTTCTTCCGGATCATGGACTGCGTGGTGGGCTGCCTGGCCCAGGCTTCCGCGGTGGCGATGGCTCCGGGGGCCGGTCTGGTGGCCATCGCGTCGATCTCGCACGTCGATCTGGCCACTGGTGAGCGGAAAGTGTCGGTGGGCCAGCCTCTGACGGGCGGTTCCGGCGGACGCCCGGGGCAGCGTGGTCTCGACGGCACCAGTTACATGGGTGGCTGGCTGCGGAACGTTCCGAACGAGGTGCTCGAGTCGGACGTGCCGGTGCTGGTGGAGGAGTACAAGTACCGGCGGGGTTCGGGCGGTTCGGGTGAGCAGCCGGGCGGTGACGGGCTCGTTGTGCAGGTGCGGAGCCTGGAGGACGACGTCACGTTCGTGGTGCGCGGCCTGGAACGGCTGTTCTACCAGCCCTTCGGCGTGAACGGCGGTGGGCCGGGTGCTTCCGGCCTGGCCGTGCTGAACCCGGGGACCTCCTCGGAGCGCGACCTCGGACGGGTCGGCTCGATCACGCTGCGGGCCGGGGACGTGCTGCGGATCGAGACGCCCGGCGGTGGTGGACTGGGCTCGGACGCGGGAAGTTTCGACTTCGGCCCGGCGCGTTCGTCGTACGAGACGCGGTTCCCGCAGGAGCTGCAGAAGCGGCTGGTGGACGCGGTGCTCGGGCGGGTGCCCTCGGCCCGGCAGGCATCGGTCTACCGGGCGCTGTACCTGCGCATCGACCGGGCGGCCGGCAGCGGCGCGGTGACGTCGGGCCTGGTCGACGAGGCTCTGGACGCGGCCGGGCTGCTGGATGATCTTTCTCGAGGAGAAATCGCATGAGCCTTCGGTTCGGTTTGATGACGCACGCCGCGGCAGAGTGGTCCGAGCTCACCACCCGCTGG
This genomic interval carries:
- a CDS encoding hydantoinase B/oxoprolinase family protein translates to MRSSPVVLEILAHRFSAVVEEMAENIRRTSFSIFVKQTADFGTCLVTPDGEVFAAPRRISGNLMIGVPAREVIRSLAPYAPGDVGLSNDPDSTGGLVTHLPDLWAWQPLFVDGEIIAYALSFVHSSDIGGSVPSSIDWGHTDMHQEGLLIPPVRLLTAGDRNQAVFDLVARNSRVPAQNLGDLEAQVAGLRTAQRRLSEIADGYGKDAVKAAIADLVDTASARASALLDTLTPGTYSFVDYVEGVESFSPEGVRVTEVPPTRLSLALTVGDGRAHLDFDGTSPQVLEAINLHTGGEPGHYMLAFALVNWFYSQDKQIPYNSGLVRPLTAHLPPGSIVNPRAGAPCGVRAAVFFRIMDCVVGCLAQASAVAMAPGAGLVAIASISHVDLATGERKVSVGQPLTGGSGGRPGQRGLDGTSYMGGWLRNVPNEVLESDVPVLVEEYKYRRGSGGSGEQPGGDGLVVQVRSLEDDVTFVVRGLERLFYQPFGVNGGGPGASGLAVLNPGTSSERDLGRVGSITLRAGDVLRIETPGGGGLGSDAGSFDFGPARSSYETRFPQELQKRLVDAVLGRVPSARQASVYRALYLRIDRAAGSGAVTSGLVDEALDAAGLLDDLSRGEIA
- a CDS encoding ABC transporter ATP-binding protein translates to MGDFGASSVEIKDVTRSFDGQRVLGPISLSISSSSFHCLLGPSGCGKTTLLRIMAGLDTPDTGVVSIGGSDHTRTSAHRRPTNLVFQSGALFPHLTVAQNVEFGLRTDRRTPRGESRARVTEILDLVDMGQYADRSPATLSGGQRQRVAIARALVRRPDVLLLDEPLSALDLALQLRMRRELRRWQQETGTTFVCVTHNQAEAMELADEIAVMNAGVVEQSGSARELYEQPVSRFVASFIGENNVFDGLSAVDGGQSADGLFFPGGPASSLAVRPEAIQLLAVDDPRAHGVARVLTTSFTGKSVRVSLNTSTGREVLAELAPGATSAQAGDRVGVGFEAAAVRRFGSR
- a CDS encoding ABC transporter permease, encoding MKFVRAAFLTLVTVFILAPLVVVLLASVSPDEVLTSLVPSGFTTQWITQALDYEPFRVGIVYSAEVAALATAIALLLGTPAAYALARTKVPGAAFLRSVFVAPLSLPRVVAGFCFFALYVSLFPTAYGTVGGVAFAHVLLLLPFVVALIGAGLAGSDPALEEAARDLGASPLQAFFKVTLPQIRMPLLIAGVFSFLTSFDEVDLSIFLMPADTTTLPVAIFLRLQQDQDPTTSAVSSLMIVASLAIAALTGLAVRRAGLWRTSRSAERNDA
- a CDS encoding hydantoinase/oxoprolinase family protein, whose translation is MSTRYRLGVDVGGTFTDIVLADAASGQVFTDKVPSDRDQPARAVIAGVSKMLTGHGVEPGRIEYFSHGQTFALNTLLQRTGARVGLLVTRGFPDLLSIGRLRLNDPIDYFTQPRRPLVAPTDVREIDERLCADGSLQTPLDPEQVRAAVADLVADGVEAVAISFLHSHRFSQHEDWAAGVIAESFPDLPVACSSRLWPEEKEYERATVAVLAAHVGRALGDYLQYLSSELRALGLDCPMHITKSNGGVTSISQPQEFLRTAVETLLSGPASGVAGTMRVAATAGVDQLITMDMGGTSVDCAIVDGRIPYSTESEIGEFPLIIPSVEVSSIGAGGGSVIRVDSTGVLKVGPLSAGAYPGPASYGRGGTEPTLTDAYVVCGYIDPSDFASGTVTIDPSLARKALQPPAEALGLSVEAVAESAVAVATAMMHSQLIPLSAQHGVDPSTMTLVAYGGAGPVQAALLAAALKMPEVLIPTSPGTLCAYGALATDMRVDLVTPVGGAVSDADLERGWAALRRQALEWYEEQDHTLHTDVRITRWADVQLTGQSFTLPITLSSSDTSVKALREAFTAAYVRAYAVDPGSAELDVRSLRLTLAASPSLAEPVASGGSSLVGRPHRVVENGHLTAATIYRRPELPLGAEIEGPAVIPAPDTSIFVPTGAVARVDEHGNLRITVGGTHA
- a CDS encoding ABC transporter substrate-binding protein yields the protein MNSSSLTRRGFFGASALAGLAGLAACGSPGGSSTGGSSGGSTKITMFHWAGAQATVPEKVGDAFAKANGVEVAYIEGTNADTFPKLVSSVQINKNSPLLNLGFFNGQSFAQGNASDLWSPIPASVTAIDAVNSKYQIADRRGAFMVMDAMGLIYSKKAFKTPPTSWMDLFDSAYKGKVTTWDAPAFSVNALPVVAKLNGGSESDLTPGIEIFSKAAKAGQFHGFIASIDALRQQLNSGEVVIAPGFQGVAQPWIDAGDDIGFVAPSEGLMAFPEGFQLVKGSSEAQLEQSAALLGELFTPENVAEYCNLNGLIPLVEGAQLKDELADKETFQLSAVESAIQIDWATLVENIESATTAWNKDVKANI
- a CDS encoding ABC transporter permease, producing the protein MTRRRNRATLLVLPGVVYLAIAFLTVVALLVSYSVRVEKTAVLLAPFDLTTWSTALGDSYLWSTVGTTLRLGLIVSLITVVIAYPLAWCVHTMKRGWAAAAMLFVVFSPILVSVVVRSYGWQLLLRPGGPLGETFDGWLYHEPGVILALVHVELPFAVFPILSSLRGIPPEYTEAAADLGAGARQRFTRVLLPLTAPGLLSAMQLVFTLTISAFATPALLGGGRVTVLAQTIYQNIQLLAWPLAAVQAVILLVLTLIVLTAFGLVTRLIAGGAR